The DNA region TATAGAAAAAAACTGTAAATAGAGGCTTATCAAAGGAATTTCATAATCTCAGAACTTCTTAACATTGAGCACTTGAGTTacagatttttgaaaataaaacaaagtttctTAGAGACACTTTGCATGGTTTGGTCTCACCGATCCTTATAACTGTAAAGTTTGTCTGCATTCAGATTTCCCAGAACCTTTACCCATTTCCAGCAATGCTTACATTTGGGAGGGAACGTTTCCCAGTCCTGCACTAAGCAGCAAGCCTTTTGTGGGTAGGGCTCTGTCTGTCTGCCATGGAATCCACTGAGAAATCTCGTCCTTTTCCAGTCATGCTTACAGTGTTCAGCCATATATATCCTTCCCTACAAAATCCACAGTCCCATGAgttgaaagaaaatacattttgttgaCACTAGATTATAATTTGGATGGCTTCTCAGTAAAGCTCTTCAAGAGGATGGTAAGCACCCTCCCTAATAGGACAGCATACAAAATTTCTAATCAGATGTGCTTTATACCTATCTATAACATGGCTAAAAGGTGGCACCAGAGCTGGCTTGGCCATGTGGAACACATAGTGCAGAATGGAGTTCACGGTGCTGTGCACGGATGTATGCTACTGtcacagcacagccagcagatctgCAAGTTGTGTACAAATTTCTGTGTGAAACAGGTATAGTAGAGAATTGCCATTAGTTGACCCTGAAAGTTGTAGCAGTGGTTTTAGGCTAGTTGCCCGGATGCACATATGCCTTGCATGAGATTAGATAAGAATTTAATTTTTACTCCTGGCTCATTTCCACATAGACTCTCTGCACAAAACTCTTCCTACTCAGGCTGAAAGAATTTCTTTTCAAGAGCTTGCTCCTCTTCAGGTTGTGGGGGTCAGATCATGAGCATTTTGTGGAAAATCTTTGACCTATATAAGGGAAAGATCAAGCCCTAAATTTTgcctgacatttttctttttgtagtaaAACAAATTATCTTCTTATCTGCATATGATATATACTTTACATGTCAATTTATTATCTGTTTTATGAGGAGTTTATGACTCTCTGATGTAGGGTTAGTAAAGTGAAGGTAAGATTGACTTTGGCATTTGAttttggattttatttctgtATCCTGCCTGAAGTCCTTCACTGAACTGACTTTGAGGTTAGTCCCCCTGGATGCAGGCGCAGATGGCCTGTTGAAACTGTCAGATTGCAGTTGAGTACTGGAGCAATTAAAGGCCGTGTTTTCTTCTCTATACATAATGATTTATGACCATACAACTCCAATTACTCATAATGGGAGTTAGATGCATAAATTCATCTTCACAGAGATGAAAGGGTACCACTAGAACTGGAAGTGGAACTACAAAACTATGGGTTAGTACTGCATAATCTCCAAACAGAGAGAGAGTGATTATTTGTATTCATAAAGACACATTTCGTGTTGGGTCCCAgtaattttttacttttaaattgttttcataTTGAAAAAATAGTTCAATGTTAACTCAAGTGAAAATATAAATGATTCATAGAATAAAGCCCTAGTTTAATGTGAAAGGCAGCTAAAAAACCCACTCACTAATAATTAATACtatgtattttttgttatttgcCAGAATTGCATAAATGTACTCCAGCTACAGTAATCTGATATTGAAATTTGACTAAGAATGGCAAAAAAGTTGGTCATAGTTAGGATTTCATGTTTGGTGATTCATTTTTATGAGTATAAGAGGTCATAAAAGCTGTGTCAGAATTTGGGTGCATTTCTATGTAGTTTCCCTGTACAGTTCCACTGTCATTGGAGGGAAAGTTTTCATTGTGATTATAGCTATTTTACACTGTAATCATACTAGTATATTGTAGCCGTATGGTTCCAGGGCTAAATTCCCTCTCTGAATATGAGAGGCTTCATCTTCTTTTCAAACACAATCAGATCTGAACAGCTTTGAAACAGGAATATGACTAGATACCACCACAAATGCAAGTTATTATTAGAAGAGATTTAGCATAATTCAGCCCTAAAATCCAGCATGTAGGTTGTGGGAATATTCTGTGCTTGCTTTCTCCCACTTGATGATGTATTCAATATGCTGCCAAAATCCTCAAGAAAGAAACCTTGTGTTTTATTGTATGATGGTTAAAAGTATCTTACATGATACATGCACATATTTGTCCATGTGTCCTATATGATTGTCTTGCTAATACAGTACTCTTTGTTTTACAGCTAACACTGTAATTATATCATGCAGGGATACCTGTTCATTAAATAATACTACTTTTCCACTATGCACTTTTAACAATTCTTGCAAAAACTCCTggcaacaaagaagaaagaacCAGACTATTTTACTGAAGGCCATTGTAAATCATCTCAATTTCCAAAATATTCCGTGTATTTGCCAATCCTCCAGCAAAGAACAACAGTCACATATTATGTACTCAGAGTGTGAAtccaagagagagagaaatgttgtTCCCCAAGGACCAAGATCAGTAGTTAAAAAAAGTAagtaagagaaaaagaactcttaATTTGCAAGTAGATAATTGCAACAAAAGATATATGTTTTTATTTGGTAGTTAAATATTACTATACATGACTATAATATGAATATTGTTTTTTGGCCTTAATAGCTTATCTTTGTGTTGCTACAAAATGCAGGTTTTATGCCAGATTCTAAGTGGCATTCTTTCCTGTCCGTGAGTGAAAAAATTGGATAGCAAAATGCTGATTTCTTTTGGGGGTGGATCTTGTGCAAAATCTAGTGGGATGATTCCCATTGTCATTAAGGGGCTTTGTATTGGTCTGCAAAAGAGATGGCTGTGAGAAAAGAGTGGAAAGAGTGTCCCCTACCTCTTCCAGCAACCACTAGGaatatttctgctgaaaatgTCACCTCAGCCATGTGAGTTTTATGAATGCTCTTCTGTTTCCATCTTTGTTCCTTTATTCATGCTGTGTTTTCTAAAAtccttaatttgtttttaaagagttgGGGTTTCTGATCAGTTGTCATGCAGAGTTTGATTTTAAATGTCATTGACGAGTTGGTATCAATATCACGTTGATATCTGATATAATATGATGAAAAGTTGAGAAAAGTATTTGAAGAACTAATTCAAAGATGGCAACTACTTAGATGGCGACTATACAACAGAGAGAGCCAAATAACCATTAAAAGAGCCAAAATAACCACTTTTGTACTTCTAGTCTATGCTATGTACAACTGTGTAGTATCAGAAATGGCCTTTTATAGAAGGCAACACTGAATAAGGACGGGTCCAGCATTCCAGAGAAGAGTTCAGCAACATCGACATCTTTTCAGAGCAGTAGCATCGTATTCCTTCTTTGCCTTGTACTCTTGCAAAGTGTCTGGAAACTTTTGGGGGAGAGGATGCttccaaattttgtttttctgacatACATTGCTAGCAACAGGGGCAATAGGCCAAGTACTAAGTAGAAGAAATTCATTTCTTTTGAAACTACgtcatttttttcttacaaaatagTTGTCTTTACAAGTAtggaaaataaataagcaaaaaatatGTGACAAATTCTATTCTCAGTTATACCTATACAACTCTAACAAAATCTCAAATACATATTTGTTGTTAGCATGGTGCAAGTCTTACAGCTTGTGTGGTTTGAAGTgaaattttcaaaactttctgCAACAGAGAGCAGACAGACTAGATTACACTTCAAATAACTATCATCATATGGCtttcacttattttttatttttttcatagtccAATCTTCTATTATCTTTGTCAACAGAAgaccaaacaacaaaaagaacTGAATAGCTTTGAAGCTGATAGTAAAGCAAAAAAGGGCTATTATGGTAGAGGAAATGTGTTTTGATTAGCTAATCAATACTCTTAAGATCTCTTCAGAATAATTTTACATATTATCCTTTTGTCCATTTTATCATAGTCAGTAAAATCATACTATTTGTTTTCACAAATGAGACAAAGAGCTTATTTTATCATTCTTTATgaaagttctctctctctctctccactgtaTGTTATataacagttttgttttaatttgtagaTCCAAAAACAAAAGGCTCTTTTGAAGTGAAAACAGAAGATctcatatatttttataaatatttcaattTCACTATGCTTCCTGAGAATGAAGAAGAAGAGCATAAAACTTACTACATGCTGGAAGTCCACATCAACAATTCTATAgtcagaggaagaaatgcagctgaaGAATACCTAAATCACTCCTGTCTAGTGGCAATGATGGAAGACCAAAATGACTGTATAAATATTTCACTGCAGCTGAAATCTTATGTGGAATGTAAGTTACAAAGGAGAGTCAGAAGGGGAATCAAACTCAGAAACAATGGGAATCTTGCAAAAAGTCTCCAATAGGTAATGCTCTGCTTTCAGCAACCGTTTTAAAGTATTCcccaagaaaaaaatgcatttttgatcATCCCTTATTAAAAGACCATCCTTGGTAGGCAAATGACATTCTTTATAGAGTGATTTAAAGCAagttttgctgtattttcttcCTAGAAGCAACATGGAAAAATAAGTGTCTGTAAATtcacttagctttttttttgcttaatgtTGGCAGACTTCCAACATTCATGTATGACAAAAACTGGAATTGCCTTTCCCCCTACCTTTGTCCATAGTGCCATAATCATATTGTCTTGGAGGTTAATTGAAAAATTCCTATCAACTTCAACGATAGGAGAATCAGGGGACAGATCTGACTTTTCTTAATGTCCTGCTGCAATATCCTACTTTCAGCCTTACTACAGTATacttaaaagagaaatcttcagctGAGCTAGGTTTTGTTTTCCCAGAGGACAGCCAGtcagatttttaaatttctttgtgcTGCAGGTGTTTTTTGGCTGATCGCCTGAGCATGGTCAGGGCTTCTAGCCCGTGTATGGAACATTTGCTATCAGGGAACTGGTGAATTATTACATTCCTTTAGTTTTGTATGGCAAATATATTTTATGCTGTGGCCTTGCTGGAAAAAATGAGTCTTTTTGAGTTGGCTAAACCTGAATTAAACAATCTTAGGTAAAATCTACTGAAGGCAGTTTAGGTTTTTTAAGCAAGTGTACTTTAGCTATGAGTACAGTTTTTAACTTGCCCTACTAACTTGTGTCAAAACTGTGAATTAACCATCCTTCACTAATGGTGATCAACCTTGGAAGTGGTTATCTCAAATCAACATTAAGAATTGAGAGCACACCTTTTTTTCTAGTTACTTCAAAACAAAGCTAGAGAGGTGCTCAGAGCTCTGACTAGGCAATGCTGATTTATAAGTCATTACAAGTCACTGCAAGATGGGGTAGAGTACTCTCTTTGTAAGCAGAAGGCATAAATGACTGTATAGAAGATGTTTTTGCTTCTGAATTAGGAGGGATAAACTGTGCTTCATCAAAGAGCCATAGGGTTATTGGTAGTTACCTTAGGACTTCTCAatggagaagaaacaaaggaagttAAGATAGATATAATCATAATATTCTAAGTCAAGGGTAGGAAAACAGTGGTTTGGATATAGTCTGTAATTTGACTTTATATGAGTCATACtcacatttttttattattactatttgaCAATGCTAAGGTGTATATTAATATGCAGCTGCCAAAGAGGTTTGAAAGGACTTTTAAACTCTTGGGGAGGAAAGTTCCCCCACATCCTTTCTCTGTGCTATATAGTTCTGACTTGTACTAGTTACTGAACTAATTCCATGGGGAATGTGGGTGTATTTCTGCAGTAGCTGTTGACCAAAAGAACAGCCTTCCTCCTATGCTTACCCAGTCCCAAACAGCTTTGGTTAAAAGAATTCTGCAGAGGG from Apteryx mantelli isolate bAptMan1 chromosome 5, bAptMan1.hap1, whole genome shotgun sequence includes:
- the TMEM156 gene encoding transmembrane protein 156, whose protein sequence is MCLVLRKSELFRLAIGIITMFILCLPEFFKVHEANTVIISCRDTCSLNNTTFPLCTFNNSCKNSWQQRRKNQTILLKAIVNHLNFQNIPCICQSSSKEQQSHIMYSECESKRERNVVPQGPRSVVKKNPKTKGSFEVKTEDLIYFYKYFNFTMLPENEEEEHKTYYMLEVHINNSIVRGRNAAEEYLNHSCLVAMMEDQNDCINISLQLKSYVEYPMCMTKIIWLSMIPLVFVFTVSIVVYKIIQENERNYRKHRVAAAVSSILRKRGSRYARRTISATKTRLFPVENNKQQTPLTAQTTEILPVIPEQEHCHVGASSV